Sequence from the Sphingobacteriaceae bacterium GW460-11-11-14-LB5 genome:
GATTTCGATGTACCTTTCTAAAAGTCATACTAAATCATCGTTAAAAACGATTGGCGCTTTCTTCGGCGGTCGCGATCACAGTACCGTAATTTATGCTTGCCAAACCGTAGAAGATTTAATCGATACCGATAAAAAGTTTAAAGCTTACGTACACGATATCCAAAAGAAATTAAAAATGAGCTAAACCAGGTTCAGGAACAGAAAGGTAGAAGGGTTTAAATAAAATCTTTCGTTCCTGATCAAAAGTTAATGCATTAAACAATAAAGGCCAGATATTTTATCTGGCCTTTATTGTTTCTGTTTTTCTGTAAAATAAATTAAAGTTTCTCTAATTCTGCTAAGCCATATAATAAAGCCGCAACATGAAGTGCCTGGGCTATTTTATTATCCTTAATCAGTTGTTTTAGCTCATCAATGGTATACTCTTCAACATTTAATATTTCATGTTCATCTAAATGCTGTTCATGCGTTTTAATACCACCTGTCAGGAAATAGGTAAAGGTCCTGTTATCAGATGTTGCAGGATTGGGATAAAGCTCAGCTATAAGTTTGCAGGTTTTAAAACTGTAACCGGTTTCCTCTAAAAGTTCACGTTTAACAGCAAACTCAGGTGCTTCATCGCCATCAATTACACCGCCCGGAACTTCAAGTGAAACAATATCGGCTGCATGGCGGTACTGGCGTACCATGATTATTTTTCCTTCTTCAGTTAATGCAATCGCATTTACCCAGTTTGGATACTCTAAAACATAATAATCGTCTTTTATAATACCTCCGGGAAGTTTAACTTCGTCTACCCTCAAGGTAGCCCACTTCTCTCGTACTAAATATTTAGAGGCTATTTTCTGCCACTTTTCTATAATCATTGATGTATGTTGTTTTGTTTAGCGCCATGCAATAGGCGTTTAGCGCAAGTATTGTTGTATCGTTTTCTGACGGTGCAGGTTGACCAAATGTACAATCTTATGCCGATCTGACAGGTAATTATAAACTAAATTCAGCTTTGGGGCAATCATTTGGTTCCGATCCTGACTTATGCCCATTTCATAATATAGAAATTCGCTCAGTGAGTCGAGTTTTTCCGGAGGAAGGTTGCCCCCAGTCAACCAGTTTTCAAAAACAGCCAGCTCTTCACTTTCCAGAATTTCTTTTGGCAATTGAAAACCGCTTTCCATGGTTTCGTCAAAAAGCT
This genomic interval carries:
- a CDS encoding DNA mismatch repair protein MutT, encoding MIIEKWQKIASKYLVREKWATLRVDEVKLPGGIIKDDYYVLEYPNWVNAIALTEEGKIIMVRQYRHAADIVSLEVPGGVIDGDEAPEFAVKRELLEETGYSFKTCKLIAELYPNPATSDNRTFTYFLTGGIKTHEQHLDEHEILNVEEYTIDELKQLIKDNKIAQALHVAALLYGLAELEKL